One window from the genome of Spirochaeta isovalerica encodes:
- a CDS encoding SulP family inorganic anion transporter, producing the protein MKFSPSGIRRPENLKNDLLSGLTVALALVPEAIAFAFIVGIDPTIGLYAAFMMGLVTAAIGGRPGMISGATGAVAVIFAPLVREQVKKGGMESALDYLFAAVVLMGLIQILFGVLKLGKFIRLVPHPVMLGFVNGLAIVIFRSQFEMFFTGHAETFEEKALVLGVMGILIAMTMAIIQFLPKLTKAVPATLVAIITVSLISFILNKAGISVLSVLDFVQEKDPARTTLAASLPTFSLPRIPVSIEALKKIFPYSMLAASVGLIESLMTLTLVDELTDTRGRGNKECIGQGVANMVNGLFGGMGGCAMIGQSVINIKAGGRSRLSGITAAVALLGFILFGAPLIENIPLAALVGVMFMVVIGTFEWSSFRVMKQIPKSDALVIVLVSVVTVTVDLAIAVAAGIIFSALVFAWEKGKKIDFTETTDENGTKVYKLNGALFFASVHSFKDIFRFAEDPEHIVIDFMHTRVHDHSGVEALNFVTEKYSSLGKKLHILNLSHECRILLKKADGIVEVSEIEGLEWHHLADDSLA; encoded by the coding sequence ATGAAATTCTCTCCTTCAGGAATCAGGAGACCGGAAAACCTGAAAAATGATTTATTATCAGGACTGACCGTGGCTCTCGCCCTGGTTCCGGAAGCTATTGCTTTTGCATTTATAGTCGGAATCGACCCGACAATCGGTTTATATGCCGCTTTTATGATGGGGCTTGTCACAGCGGCCATCGGAGGACGCCCCGGAATGATTTCCGGAGCAACCGGCGCTGTCGCTGTTATTTTCGCTCCCCTTGTCCGGGAACAGGTTAAAAAAGGCGGAATGGAATCGGCTCTGGACTACCTTTTCGCCGCTGTCGTCCTTATGGGACTGATACAGATTCTCTTCGGAGTCCTGAAGCTGGGTAAATTCATACGGCTTGTTCCCCACCCCGTTATGCTCGGATTTGTAAATGGACTGGCCATTGTGATCTTCCGTTCCCAGTTTGAAATGTTCTTCACCGGCCATGCCGAAACATTTGAGGAAAAAGCTCTTGTACTGGGAGTAATGGGAATACTCATTGCTATGACAATGGCCATCATCCAGTTCCTGCCGAAACTGACCAAAGCTGTCCCGGCGACTCTGGTCGCCATTATCACGGTCAGCCTTATCTCTTTCATCCTCAACAAAGCCGGCATATCCGTTCTCAGCGTCCTCGATTTTGTTCAGGAAAAAGACCCGGCCCGAACGACTCTGGCCGCCAGTCTGCCGACATTTTCTCTCCCCCGGATCCCTGTCAGCATTGAAGCCCTGAAAAAGATTTTCCCCTACTCCATGCTGGCGGCATCGGTCGGACTGATAGAATCTCTGATGACCCTCACCCTTGTCGACGAACTGACTGACACAAGGGGAAGAGGCAATAAGGAGTGTATCGGCCAGGGCGTGGCCAATATGGTCAACGGGCTCTTCGGCGGAATGGGCGGTTGCGCCATGATCGGCCAATCGGTCATTAATATCAAAGCGGGAGGACGAAGCAGGCTTTCGGGAATCACTGCTGCTGTAGCTTTACTGGGATTTATCCTATTCGGTGCTCCTCTTATCGAGAATATCCCCCTCGCCGCTCTTGTGGGCGTTATGTTTATGGTCGTAATCGGAACCTTCGAGTGGTCCAGTTTCAGGGTCATGAAACAGATTCCCAAGTCCGATGCTCTGGTAATCGTTCTGGTATCGGTCGTGACGGTTACAGTCGATCTGGCCATAGCCGTTGCTGCGGGGATTATTTTCTCGGCGCTTGTTTTCGCCTGGGAGAAGGGAAAGAAGATCGATTTTACAGAGACAACAGATGAAAACGGGACAAAGGTGTACAAACTCAACGGCGCCCTTTTCTTCGCTTCGGTTCATTCCTTCAAAGATATATTCCGCTTTGCCGAAGACCCGGAACACATTGTAATCGACTTTATGCACACCAGGGTTCACGATCATTCGGGAGTGGAAGCACTCAACTTCGTTACGGAAAAATACTCATCCCTCGGCAAAAAACTGCATATACTCAACCTGAGCCACGAATGCCGGATTCTGCTGAAGAAGGCGGACGGGATTGTGGAAGTGTCGGAAATCGAAGGACTGGAATGGCATCATCTGGCAGATGATAGCCTGGCATAG
- a CDS encoding P-II family nitrogen regulator, with translation MFLVTAMIQPQKFEDVKKALFDANVHKMTVTSVKGCGQQKGYEESFRGVVSEVNLMNKIRLDIAVNKEFVEPTVDAIIKGARSGNIGDGKIFVTELKECIRIRTGEKGSDAIG, from the coding sequence ATGTTTTTAGTAACCGCTATGATACAGCCCCAGAAATTTGAAGATGTTAAAAAGGCTCTATTTGATGCCAATGTACATAAAATGACCGTTACTTCGGTGAAAGGATGCGGTCAGCAGAAAGGCTATGAAGAGTCTTTTCGAGGAGTCGTTTCGGAAGTCAACCTGATGAATAAAATACGACTGGATATCGCCGTCAATAAAGAATTTGTCGAACCGACTGTCGATGCCATCATCAAAGGGGCGCGGAGCGGCAATATCGGCGACGGAAAAATCTTTGTTACCGAATTGAAAGAGTGTATCCGGATCCGTACGGGAGAGAAGGGGAGCGACGCTATCGGATAA
- a CDS encoding ammonium transporter, with translation MDYLKGRKVLLSAALSVFLIGPLSAEGVSLSQLQTGLDTVWVLLAAFLVFFMQAGFGMVEAGFIRSKNATNILTKNFLDFCMASIGFFVFGYALMFGTGSAFAGFSGFFMIDAKSGADVPLWAFWLFQAAFCGAAATIVAGGMAERMKFKAYLVYSFLISAFIYPIVGHWVWGGGWLSSLNFADFAGSAVVHTTGGVAALIGTIILKPRTGKYRPDGTVKMISGHNIPLASLGVFILWFGWFGFNPGSTLSVGDGSLISLVAINTNLAAAAGGILAMIMVWAITGKPDLSMALNGALAGLVAITAPCAFVSPWSSILIGAVGGVMVVLASLLLDKLKIDDPVGAFPVHGVNGIWGTLAVGLFGRQALGLSSEGLFFGGGFKVLGVQSLGVFSIAAFVLVAMGTIFIIIDKTIGLRASLEEEYLGLDIGEHGLESYSGFQIVE, from the coding sequence ATGGATTATCTCAAAGGCAGGAAAGTTCTCCTGTCGGCTGCTCTGTCAGTTTTTCTTATCGGACCCCTCAGCGCGGAAGGGGTGTCTCTGTCTCAGCTTCAAACCGGACTCGATACGGTTTGGGTTCTTCTGGCCGCCTTTCTGGTTTTTTTCATGCAGGCGGGATTCGGTATGGTCGAAGCGGGTTTTATCCGCTCCAAGAATGCGACCAATATTCTGACCAAGAACTTCCTCGATTTCTGCATGGCTTCCATCGGATTTTTCGTTTTCGGTTACGCCCTCATGTTCGGAACAGGTTCCGCTTTCGCGGGATTCAGCGGGTTTTTCATGATCGATGCCAAAAGCGGCGCCGATGTGCCTCTCTGGGCCTTCTGGCTTTTTCAGGCTGCCTTCTGCGGAGCTGCCGCCACAATAGTTGCCGGAGGAATGGCGGAGCGGATGAAGTTTAAAGCCTACCTGGTTTACTCCTTTCTCATCTCCGCCTTCATTTATCCGATCGTCGGCCACTGGGTCTGGGGAGGAGGCTGGCTTTCCTCTCTGAACTTTGCCGATTTCGCCGGTTCGGCCGTTGTCCATACAACAGGTGGTGTGGCGGCCCTTATCGGAACAATCATTCTCAAACCGAGAACCGGGAAATACCGCCCCGACGGGACGGTTAAAATGATCTCAGGCCATAACATACCATTAGCTTCCCTCGGCGTATTCATTCTGTGGTTCGGATGGTTCGGTTTCAATCCCGGGTCGACTCTCAGCGTCGGCGACGGATCGCTCATCTCTCTGGTCGCCATCAATACGAACCTCGCCGCCGCGGCGGGAGGAATCCTCGCCATGATAATGGTCTGGGCTATTACGGGTAAACCCGATCTCTCTATGGCTCTCAACGGCGCTTTGGCCGGTCTGGTCGCCATAACCGCACCCTGTGCTTTCGTCAGTCCCTGGTCCTCTATCCTGATCGGTGCTGTCGGAGGCGTTATGGTTGTTCTGGCTTCCCTCCTCCTCGATAAGCTTAAAATTGATGATCCTGTCGGAGCATTTCCGGTGCACGGAGTCAATGGCATCTGGGGAACTCTGGCGGTGGGGCTTTTCGGCCGACAGGCTCTGGGACTTTCGTCGGAAGGTCTCTTTTTCGGGGGCGGTTTCAAAGTGCTCGGCGTGCAGAGCCTCGGCGTTTTTTCCATAGCCGCATTCGTTCTTGTTGCCATGGGAACGATATTTATTATCATCGATAAGACAATAGGTCTCAGAGCTTCTCTGGAAGAAGAGTATCTGGGACTGGATATCGGTGAACACGGACTGGAATCCTATTCGGGATTCCAGATAGTAGAATAG
- a CDS encoding PfkB family carbohydrate kinase: MSSRINIYKNINELSDKIDTIKSRLAAPHKKFSGICGFDGFIDTFIRMEDPSSMADFGPRVSAAAGIAASYRVKHKGDKFGGNGPLFAGALSDIFRREIELSYIGGIGKDEVSPIFRKALEDKVDNIYTLADPAHSDCLEFTDGKIMLNDLSSCAEITWERLREVMGMEKLDEKLSRADYIGAVNWGKLVNVGEIWENISLRLTELQVPAKKVHFFMDLAEFEQRPEKDIKGLLDLLVLITEQSTSILSFNLKEAWEMGDFLGKDFRGKKDPESAAELAAFIKANVTADKVVIHPNDGAVCSGEEETVYVPGPYCREPLISTGAGDNFGAGCLAASLKGLDDTGMILAGVCSSGHFVRSGESPTFEQMVNLIDCWQKGEIPERL; encoded by the coding sequence ATGAGTTCCCGCATCAACATCTATAAAAATATCAATGAACTGTCTGATAAAATCGATACGATAAAAAGCCGATTAGCTGCGCCGCATAAAAAGTTTTCGGGAATATGCGGATTCGACGGATTTATCGACACCTTCATCCGTATGGAGGATCCGTCGTCCATGGCGGATTTCGGCCCCAGAGTTTCAGCCGCAGCGGGGATAGCCGCATCCTACAGGGTCAAGCATAAGGGGGACAAATTCGGCGGTAACGGGCCTCTCTTCGCCGGAGCGCTGAGCGATATCTTCCGGAGAGAAATAGAACTCTCCTACATAGGCGGTATCGGAAAGGACGAAGTATCACCCATCTTCCGCAAGGCTCTGGAAGACAAAGTCGACAATATATACACCCTGGCCGACCCGGCCCACAGCGATTGTCTGGAGTTTACCGATGGAAAAATCATGCTCAACGATCTGAGCAGCTGTGCGGAAATCACCTGGGAGCGGTTACGGGAAGTCATGGGCATGGAAAAACTCGATGAAAAGTTGAGCAGGGCTGACTACATAGGTGCCGTAAACTGGGGGAAACTGGTCAACGTCGGCGAGATATGGGAAAATATATCTCTCAGACTGACGGAACTGCAGGTTCCGGCCAAAAAAGTTCATTTCTTTATGGACCTGGCGGAGTTCGAACAGAGACCGGAAAAAGATATAAAAGGATTGCTCGATCTTCTGGTTCTGATTACTGAGCAGTCCACGTCCATTCTGAGTTTCAACCTGAAAGAAGCCTGGGAAATGGGCGATTTCCTCGGAAAAGACTTCCGGGGCAAAAAAGATCCCGAAAGCGCTGCGGAACTGGCAGCCTTTATAAAAGCAAATGTAACCGCAGATAAAGTTGTGATCCATCCCAATGACGGAGCTGTCTGTTCCGGAGAGGAGGAAACAGTATATGTTCCCGGCCCCTACTGCAGGGAACCGCTTATATCTACCGGTGCCGGCGATAACTTCGGGGCCGGCTGTCTGGCAGCATCTTTAAAGGGATTGGATGATACAGGAATGATCCTCGCCGGCGTCTGCTCGTCGGGACATTTTGTCCGATCGGGAGAATCCCCCACTTTTGAACAGATGGTCAATCTGATCGACTGCTGGCAAAAGGGAGAGATTCCCGAAAGGCTTTAG
- a CDS encoding DEAD/DEAH box helicase, protein MTFNKLGLKPEILSVLERKGYDKPTPIQAQAIPAVLKGRDVLGGAQTGTGKTAAFALPVLHRLSESEKRVRHPRSLVITPTRELADQVCTSFRSYGGNLNLNTVKIFGGVKINPQISTLKNGADIVVATPGRLLDHINQKTINLNNVEVLVLDEADRMLDMGFINDIKKILKKLPESRQNLLFSATYSKDIRGLAETVLNNPISVEVTPRNTAAEKVEQLVYPVAASMRKELLLHLINEGAWYQALVFVSMKHNASRLAKFLDKNGVPSAAIHGDKSQGARTRALDDFKKGDIQVLVATDIAARGLQIDNLDYVVNYDLPQVPEDYVHRIGRTGRAGKSGTAITFVHGESVKQLQRIERILKQEIPVTVIPRFQGETATKVNTQSGKEGVRSRSSNPARQESPRSEASKTDTPVRVKPDRKPYLKNNRKPNQSGSGNRKSQSGRNNRNSRPRTKS, encoded by the coding sequence ATGACTTTCAATAAACTCGGGCTCAAGCCCGAAATCCTTTCCGTTCTGGAGAGGAAAGGCTACGATAAACCCACGCCCATACAGGCTCAGGCCATTCCCGCTGTTCTCAAAGGTAGAGATGTTCTCGGCGGCGCCCAGACAGGTACGGGCAAGACCGCGGCTTTCGCGCTTCCCGTGCTGCACAGGCTGAGCGAATCGGAAAAAAGAGTCCGGCATCCCCGGAGCCTCGTCATCACTCCCACAAGGGAACTGGCCGATCAGGTCTGCACAAGTTTCCGCTCATACGGCGGGAACCTGAATCTCAATACTGTAAAGATTTTCGGCGGAGTAAAAATAAATCCCCAGATCAGCACCCTCAAAAACGGAGCTGACATTGTCGTTGCGACCCCGGGGAGACTTCTCGATCATATCAATCAGAAAACGATTAATCTCAATAATGTGGAAGTTCTGGTTCTCGATGAAGCGGACCGCATGCTCGATATGGGTTTTATCAACGATATTAAAAAGATCCTGAAAAAACTGCCGGAAAGCAGACAGAATCTCCTGTTCTCGGCAACTTACAGCAAGGATATAAGAGGACTCGCCGAGACAGTTCTCAACAACCCGATCAGCGTGGAAGTGACGCCGCGCAACACGGCCGCTGAAAAAGTGGAACAGCTCGTTTATCCCGTAGCGGCCAGCATGAGAAAGGAGCTTCTTCTTCATCTGATTAATGAGGGCGCCTGGTATCAGGCTCTCGTTTTCGTTTCCATGAAACACAACGCTTCGCGACTGGCGAAGTTTCTCGATAAAAACGGTGTGCCTTCGGCCGCTATACACGGCGATAAGAGCCAGGGAGCGCGAACCAGAGCGCTTGACGATTTCAAAAAAGGCGATATCCAGGTGCTTGTGGCTACGGATATTGCGGCAAGAGGGCTCCAGATCGACAATCTCGATTATGTGGTCAATTACGATCTTCCCCAGGTTCCCGAAGATTACGTTCACAGAATCGGACGGACGGGACGCGCGGGGAAATCCGGTACGGCCATCACTTTCGTTCACGGCGAATCGGTAAAGCAGCTCCAGAGAATCGAAAGGATTCTGAAGCAGGAGATCCCCGTTACAGTTATTCCCCGGTTTCAGGGAGAGACGGCGACGAAAGTAAATACTCAGTCGGGAAAAGAGGGGGTAAGATCCCGGTCTTCAAATCCGGCAAGACAGGAATCGCCACGTTCCGAGGCATCAAAAACGGACACTCCCGTCCGCGTTAAACCGGACAGAAAGCCCTATCTGAAGAATAACAGAAAACCGAATCAATCAGGTTCGGGAAACCGGAAAAGCCAGAGCGGCCGGAATAACAGAAATTCAAGGCCCCGGACTAAATCCTGA